In uncultured Desulfobacter sp., one DNA window encodes the following:
- a CDS encoding TonB-dependent receptor produces MSRFLENRRKGKFVWSAPWKMFLIIGLWSFFQPCLLPAQDMDKSNPETDEKTQIEAITVTAQKQEENVQEVPISISVFNDQIIEDRKIESIFDIADFVPNFTLVDFGSSGRSAPSMRGLSAPGTTLSVSTGMYVDGVPVLSVMGYDSPIVDIERVEVLRGPQGTLYGKNAQAGVINIITRQPDNEFRGKISAQGSSFLSTETGDGLGGSLTASVSGPLIEDWLFVGFSGKYMQKDGYLKNIATGDTVNDREHFYGRGHLRWTPTDQLDISLIVAYTEFDDGGTNLALTELGASKLKVPYNGDRKVASGEEFDTSTNSTQALKITYDFSDALQLTSVTSHRVYNDRKLTDFDNTQETLWYGDLDTTYEKIAQELRLNYQKGELKWLGGIFYDHDDDEGAGVKRNLSEGDSYAIYTNLTYPLLDALNVVGGLRYEYQEKDKTMYVNSIKTFEGDESWGSITPKLALEYLVSPSIMTYISAGNGFRSGGFSQATIYDEEELWSYEIGMKSSFLDNRLVVNAAAYYMDIENMQVLEALTPTTSRITNAAEATGIGFELDVTARLVGGLSVMAGFGYSHIEYDKFEDANGNYEGNMASYSPEYTFNIGAQYRHSNGFYARVDFIAYDQMYDDYANLYGRDAYQVVNAKIGYETDRFDIYLYGDNIFDEEYDIVGYSGGFYNQYSEPGEIGLQLTYRF; encoded by the coding sequence ATGAGCAGGTTTTTGGAAAATCGCCGGAAGGGGAAATTCGTTTGGTCAGCACCATGGAAAATGTTTTTGATTATAGGATTGTGGAGTTTTTTTCAACCATGCCTTTTACCTGCTCAGGATATGGATAAATCCAATCCGGAAACGGATGAGAAGACTCAGATTGAGGCAATAACCGTTACTGCTCAAAAGCAGGAGGAAAATGTTCAGGAGGTACCGATAAGCATTTCGGTCTTCAATGACCAGATCATTGAAGATAGAAAAATCGAGTCAATATTTGATATTGCTGATTTTGTACCCAATTTTACGCTGGTCGACTTTGGTAGTTCCGGAAGGAGCGCCCCTTCCATGCGGGGATTGAGCGCCCCGGGTACAACACTGTCGGTTTCTACCGGTATGTATGTAGACGGTGTACCGGTACTCAGCGTTATGGGATATGATAGTCCCATAGTTGATATTGAGCGGGTTGAAGTTCTGCGGGGTCCCCAGGGCACACTCTATGGGAAAAATGCACAGGCCGGCGTAATCAATATCATCACACGTCAACCGGATAACGAATTCAGAGGAAAAATCTCGGCTCAAGGAAGTAGCTTTCTTTCTACTGAAACAGGAGACGGGTTAGGCGGTTCGTTAACGGCTTCTGTGAGTGGGCCGCTTATAGAAGACTGGTTGTTCGTCGGTTTTTCAGGGAAATATATGCAGAAGGATGGGTATCTGAAAAATATTGCGACCGGTGATACAGTCAACGACAGAGAGCATTTTTACGGCCGCGGACATCTGCGCTGGACCCCAACAGATCAACTCGATATCTCCCTAATAGTTGCATACACGGAGTTTGATGATGGTGGAACGAATTTAGCGCTTACGGAATTGGGGGCTTCAAAGCTTAAAGTCCCATATAATGGTGATCGTAAAGTAGCATCCGGTGAAGAATTTGACACATCAACGAACAGCACCCAGGCATTAAAAATAACGTACGATTTTAGTGATGCATTGCAGTTGACATCCGTTACTTCGCACAGGGTTTATAACGATAGGAAATTGACTGATTTTGATAACACTCAAGAGACTCTCTGGTATGGGGATCTGGATACCACATATGAAAAAATCGCTCAGGAATTGAGGTTGAATTATCAAAAAGGGGAATTGAAATGGCTGGGCGGTATCTTTTATGACCACGATGATGATGAAGGTGCCGGCGTAAAGAGAAATCTTTCTGAGGGAGATTCCTATGCGATATATACCAATCTTACCTATCCTTTACTTGACGCCCTTAATGTGGTTGGAGGTCTACGTTATGAATATCAGGAAAAAGATAAAACAATGTATGTAAATAGCATTAAGACCTTTGAGGGCGATGAATCCTGGGGCTCAATAACACCGAAACTTGCATTGGAGTACTTGGTCTCACCTTCGATCATGACCTATATCAGTGCCGGCAATGGATTTCGCTCCGGGGGATTCTCTCAAGCGACCATTTATGACGAAGAAGAATTGTGGTCGTACGAAATTGGAATGAAGAGTTCGTTTCTGGATAATCGCCTGGTTGTTAATGCCGCTGCCTATTACATGGATATTGAAAATATGCAGGTTCTTGAAGCGCTTACTCCAACAACGTCACGTATAACCAATGCTGCTGAAGCCACTGGAATTGGTTTTGAACTGGATGTAACTGCCAGGCTCGTCGGCGGTCTGAGTGTCATGGCTGGTTTTGGATATAGCCACATAGAGTATGACAAGTTTGAAGACGCCAATGGGAATTATGAGGGCAACATGGCTTCTTATTCTCCGGAATATACGTTTAACATCGGGGCTCAGTATCGCCATAGCAATGGATTTTATGCCAGAGTAGACTTTATAGCGTATGACCAGATGTATGATGATTATGCAAACCTTTATGGCCGTGATGCTTACCAGGTTGTCAATGCCAAAATCGGCTATGAAACAGACCGGTTCGATATCTACCTTTACGGCGACAATATCTTTGATGAAGAATATGACATTGTGGGTTACAGCGGCGGATTTTACAACCAATATAGTGAACCTGGAGAAATAGGCCTGCAACTAACTTACCGGTTTTGA
- the tnpA gene encoding IS200/IS605 family transposase produces the protein MKDYKSLKHSKWYCKYHVVWIPKYRKKVIYGQLRRELGSILHGLAKQKECEIEEGHLMTDHVHMLISIPPKFAVAQVVGFIKGKSAIQIARQFCGKKRNYNGEKFGARGYFASTVGIDEQTVRAYIRHQEKEDQRCEQMDLFD, from the coding sequence ATGAAAGATTATAAAAGCTTAAAGCATTCAAAGTGGTATTGCAAGTATCATGTGGTTTGGATTCCAAAATATCGGAAAAAAGTTATTTACGGACAATTACGCCGGGAACTGGGGTCAATACTACATGGTTTGGCAAAACAAAAAGAATGCGAGATCGAAGAAGGGCATTTGATGACAGACCATGTTCATATGCTGATCTCCATTCCACCCAAATTTGCAGTGGCTCAGGTAGTTGGGTTCATCAAGGGGAAAAGTGCGATTCAGATAGCACGTCAGTTTTGTGGTAAAAAAAGGAACTATAATGGTGAAAAATTTGGGGCCAGAGGTTATTTTGCGTCAACAGTAGGAATCGACGAACAAACTGTTCGAGCATATATCCGGCATCAAGAAAAAGAGGATCAACGTTGCGAACAGATGGATTTGTTCGATTAA
- a CDS encoding AraC family transcriptional regulator yields MAFRGISVLVTPEFYNKILPGKYPGIPRDLTHLFPQFNGNNYIPEIAGALHQISRFRPLKEIAGMYYDSKLTEIMSILIQWAMNNRFRLSQGPVPNCDMDHLRSVMDYLNTNYTSHIYLDALCRHACMSRTKLTRLFKQVYGMTISDHIKTLRINLAKEMPADNHLKINTIANTVGFKFHRSFSEAFKHATGLTPNQYRKTIC; encoded by the coding sequence ATGGCTTTCAGGGGCATAAGTGTCCTGGTAACGCCCGAGTTTTATAACAAAATCCTGCCGGGAAAATATCCCGGTATCCCCAGGGATCTGACGCACCTTTTTCCCCAATTCAACGGTAATAATTATATACCCGAGATAGCCGGGGCACTCCATCAAATCAGCAGGTTCCGTCCGTTGAAAGAAATCGCCGGAATGTATTACGACAGCAAGTTAACCGAAATTATGAGCATTTTAATCCAATGGGCAATGAATAATCGGTTTCGGCTTTCCCAAGGCCCTGTTCCGAATTGTGATATGGATCATTTACGTAGCGTCATGGATTACCTGAATACCAATTACACCAGCCATATTTACCTGGATGCATTGTGCCGTCATGCCTGCATGAGCCGGACTAAATTGACCCGTCTGTTTAAACAGGTCTACGGCATGACCATATCCGACCATATAAAAACACTACGCATCAATTTAGCCAAGGAGATGCCGGCCGATAATCACTTAAAAATAAATACGATTGCCAATACCGTTGGATTCAAATTTCACAGGAGCTTTTCCGAGGCATTTAAACATGCCACAGGGCTCACCCCCAATCAATACAGAAAAACGATCTGTTAG
- a CDS encoding TonB-dependent receptor produces the protein MSRFWKNRRKGEFVWSAPWKMFLIIGLWSFFQPCLLPAQDMDKSNPGTDEKTQIETITVTAQKQEENIQEVPISISVFNDQAVEDRKIESLSDVADFVPNLVLGSNSGGGNPSMRGMRAPGESLKVSTGMYIDGVPVLSVLGYQNPILDIERVEVLRGPQGTLYGKNAEAGVINIVTRQPDNEFRGKISVQGNKYLSAETGRGLGSTASLLVSTPILEDRLFAGFSGKFSRQEGYIENISTDDTANDHENYYGRVHLRWTPTDQLDLSLIAAHTELDDDGWDSGLSKSGASSYGFPFYGYRKVASNYDESNTSTDSSQALKLTYDFNDAFQLTSVTSRRVYKKTKKTDFDSNTITKWHSNAHDTYTKIAQEVRLNYQKDKLQWLVGLFYDYDDDNGASEMISESKTKVNDTDTKGSSCSIFTNLVYPLFDALNMVGGLRYESQDKEKIDNIKNLEWDGSWDSITPKLALEYFFSPSIMSYISATKGFLSGGFNSDEASDGTYDEEELWSYEIGMKSAFWDNRLVVNAAAYYMDIEDMQVIEYVTPSDLYLTNAAEAGGFGFELEVTARLFDGLSVVAGFGYNHIEFDTFEDANGNYEGNMATYAPEYTFNIGAQYRHRNGFYARADLIGYDKMYTDYENTYKRDAYQVVNVKIGYETDRYDIYLYGKNIFDEEYDTVDKYYISYSEPGAIGLQLTYRF, from the coding sequence ATGAGCAGGTTTTGGAAAAATCGCCGGAAGGGGGAATTCGTTTGGTCAGCACCATGGAAAATGTTTTTGATTATAGGATTGTGGAGTTTTTTCCAACCATGCCTTTTGCCGGCCCAGGATATGGATAAATCCAACCCGGGAACGGATGAGAAGACTCAGATTGAAACAATAACCGTTACGGCCCAGAAGCAGGAGGAAAATATCCAGGAAGTACCCATAAGTATTTCAGTATTTAATGACCAGGCCGTTGAAGATAGAAAAATTGAGTCTTTGTCTGATGTTGCTGATTTTGTACCAAACTTGGTATTGGGAAGCAATTCAGGAGGGGGCAACCCTTCCATGCGGGGGATGAGGGCCCCGGGTGAATCGTTGAAGGTTAGTACCGGTATGTATATTGATGGTGTCCCGGTACTCAGTGTTCTCGGATATCAAAACCCCATACTTGATATTGAGCGGGTTGAAGTCCTGCGGGGGCCACAGGGTACACTTTACGGGAAAAATGCGGAGGCCGGTGTGATCAACATAGTCACGCGTCAACCGGATAACGAATTTAGGGGGAAGATATCGGTTCAAGGGAATAAATATCTTTCTGCTGAAACCGGAAGAGGACTAGGCAGCACGGCATCACTGCTCGTGAGCACTCCGATCTTAGAAGACCGGTTGTTCGCCGGTTTTTCAGGGAAATTCAGCCGGCAGGAAGGGTATATTGAAAATATTTCCACCGATGATACAGCCAACGACCACGAGAATTACTACGGCCGTGTACATTTACGCTGGACCCCGACGGATCAACTGGATCTTTCTCTAATCGCTGCACACACGGAACTTGATGATGACGGGTGGGATTCAGGGCTTTCAAAGTCAGGCGCTTCAAGCTATGGCTTCCCATTCTATGGGTATCGTAAGGTGGCATCAAATTATGATGAATCAAACACATCAACGGACAGTTCACAGGCGTTGAAATTAACTTATGATTTTAATGATGCCTTTCAATTGACATCCGTTACTTCGAGACGGGTCTATAAAAAGACGAAAAAAACTGATTTTGATTCTAATACAATAACGAAGTGGCATTCGAATGCGCACGACACATATACGAAAATTGCCCAGGAAGTGAGATTGAATTATCAAAAGGATAAATTGCAATGGCTGGTTGGTTTGTTCTACGACTACGATGATGACAATGGTGCTTCCGAGATGATTTCGGAATCAAAGACAAAAGTGAATGACACTGATACCAAGGGCAGTTCCTGTTCGATATTTACCAATCTTGTCTATCCTTTATTTGACGCGCTTAACATGGTCGGCGGCTTGCGTTATGAAAGTCAGGATAAAGAAAAAATAGACAATATAAAAAATTTGGAATGGGATGGATCCTGGGATTCGATAACACCAAAGCTGGCTCTGGAATACTTTTTCTCCCCCTCAATCATGTCCTATATCAGTGCCACCAAAGGGTTTCTCTCCGGGGGATTCAATTCGGATGAGGCTTCGGACGGGACTTATGACGAAGAGGAGTTGTGGTCGTATGAAATTGGAATGAAGAGTGCATTTTGGGATAACCGTCTGGTTGTTAATGCCGCTGCCTATTACATGGATATTGAAGACATGCAGGTCATTGAATATGTAACTCCGTCAGACTTATATTTGACCAATGCAGCCGAAGCCGGCGGCTTTGGTTTTGAATTGGAGGTGACTGCCAGGCTCTTTGACGGTCTAAGTGTCGTGGCAGGTTTTGGGTATAACCACATTGAATTTGACACGTTTGAAGATGCGAATGGAAATTATGAAGGCAATATGGCGACCTATGCCCCGGAATATACATTCAACATCGGCGCACAATATCGTCATCGTAACGGATTTTACGCCAGAGCAGATTTAATAGGGTATGACAAGATGTATACGGATTATGAAAACACATATAAACGTGATGCATATCAGGTTGTCAATGTCAAAATAGGTTATGAAACAGACCGGTATGATATCTATCTTTACGGCAAAAATATCTTTGATGAAGAATATGATACGGTGGACAAATATTACATCAGTTATAGTGAACCGGGGGCAATAGGCCTGCAACTGACTTACCGGTTTTGA
- a CDS encoding AraC family transcriptional regulator — protein sequence MIIEGVYKPNLSEIGFYPVYNAKRHRSYGVSYKLDPSLGTGNYWYYTVDNSYCITVCDYLFYCDVSFQVSPPPYFLIGLTSTSRQNQLHQGGSSPCERLFSYTGYGATDVGEIKKGTAFRRINVLILPYFYNEILPGKYPGIPRDMTHLFHQFNGNDYIPEIAGVLHQIGNFRPSKKIAKMYYDSKVTEILSIMIQCKYLLSQSRIPDCDMDHLRSVMDYLNKNFTSHIYLDELAHHACMSRTKLTYLFKQVYGMTISDQIKTLRINLAKEMLADKRMKIKSIANAVGYKLHGSFSEAFKHATGLTPNQYRKTIR from the coding sequence ATGATTATTGAGGGGGTGTATAAGCCGAATCTTTCTGAAATTGGATTTTACCCGGTCTATAATGCAAAGAGACACCGCTCTTACGGAGTCTCCTACAAGCTGGATCCTTCATTGGGAACTGGAAACTACTGGTATTACACGGTGGATAATTCCTATTGTATTACGGTTTGTGATTATCTGTTTTATTGTGATGTTTCGTTTCAGGTTTCACCTCCGCCTTATTTCCTGATCGGGTTGACATCAACATCCCGGCAAAATCAGCTTCACCAGGGTGGATCGTCTCCTTGCGAGCGCCTGTTTTCATATACCGGGTATGGAGCCACAGACGTTGGGGAGATTAAAAAGGGAACGGCTTTCAGGCGCATAAATGTTTTGATTCTGCCCTATTTTTATAATGAGATCCTACCTGGGAAATATCCCGGTATTCCCAGGGATATGACGCACCTTTTTCACCAATTCAACGGTAATGATTATATACCGGAGATAGCCGGAGTGCTTCATCAAATCGGCAACTTCCGGCCATCGAAAAAAATAGCCAAAATGTATTACGACAGCAAGGTAACGGAAATTCTGAGCATTATGATACAATGTAAGTATCTGCTTTCCCAAAGCCGTATTCCGGATTGTGATATGGATCATTTACGCAGCGTCATGGATTACCTGAATAAGAATTTCACCAGCCATATTTACCTGGATGAATTGGCCCATCATGCCTGCATGAGCCGGACTAAACTGACTTATCTGTTTAAACAGGTCTACGGTATGACCATATCCGACCAGATAAAGACACTGCGCATCAATCTTGCGAAGGAGATGCTTGCGGATAAACGCATGAAAATAAAATCAATTGCCAATGCAGTTGGGTACAAATTGCACGGGAGCTTTTCCGAGGCATTTAAACATGCCACGGGGCTCACCCCCAATCAATACCGAAAAACAATCCGTTAG